Proteins found in one Campylobacter concisus genomic segment:
- the xseB gene encoding exodeoxyribonuclease VII small subunit translates to MEQKEQSFEEKLALADKILNDLNKDDVSLENSIKLHKQGKKLLNEAREILENAKLSIKQVDDE, encoded by the coding sequence ATGGAGCAAAAAGAGCAAAGCTTTGAAGAAAAATTAGCCCTAGCAGATAAAATTTTAAACGATCTAAACAAAGATGATGTGAGCTTAGAAAATAGTATAAAGCTACACAAGCAGGGCAAAAAGCTACTAAATGAAGCAAGAGAAATTTTAGAAAACGCAAAACTTAGCATAAAGCAGGTGGATGATGAGTAG